One Nitrosomonas sp. PY1 DNA window includes the following coding sequences:
- the rplU gene encoding 50S ribosomal protein L21 yields MYAVIKTGGKQYRVQVGEKLKVEKLCVEAGNELVIDQVLMVANNDQVSVGNPLVSGAKVNATVLSQGRHDKIRIFKMRRRKHYQKHQGHRQYYTEIQITGISA; encoded by the coding sequence ATGTATGCGGTAATAAAAACCGGTGGCAAGCAGTACCGAGTTCAAGTGGGCGAGAAGCTCAAAGTTGAAAAGCTGTGCGTTGAAGCAGGAAATGAATTAGTCATTGACCAAGTGTTGATGGTTGCGAATAACGATCAAGTATCTGTTGGCAATCCACTGGTTAGCGGTGCAAAGGTGAATGCAACCGTTTTGTCACAAGGTCGCCATGATAAAATTCGCATCTTCAAAATGCGTCGCCGTAAACATTATCAGAAACACCAAGGACATAGACAATACTATACCGAAATTCAGATTACTGGCATCTCGGCTTAG
- a CDS encoding SCO family protein — translation MNKIKNAIYSRRKILTGVGLGALGAIGLSSTWDKFGSSALTSTWDGDTSAPFPNVTVYTHEGKAVRFYDDLIRDKVVAINMMYAQCGDTCPKTTANLLAVQNMLGERAGRDVFMYSITLQPELDTPVVLKHYAENFGIQGNWKFLTGAPGDIELLRRKLGFFDYEVELDVVKDNHTGMVRIGNAALDRWSMAPSLADPEQIMATINHLDPKAIHTFHNHFA, via the coding sequence ATGAATAAAATAAAAAATGCTATATATTCCCGTAGAAAAATACTGACTGGAGTTGGTTTGGGCGCGCTGGGCGCCATTGGTTTAAGCTCAACTTGGGATAAATTCGGCAGCAGTGCCTTAACAAGCACATGGGATGGAGATACTTCTGCGCCGTTTCCAAACGTCACGGTATATACCCATGAAGGGAAAGCCGTTCGTTTCTATGATGACTTGATTCGCGACAAAGTAGTTGCGATTAATATGATGTATGCGCAATGCGGCGATACTTGTCCGAAAACGACTGCCAATCTGCTTGCAGTACAAAATATGCTTGGTGAACGTGCAGGGCGAGATGTTTTCATGTATTCGATCACATTGCAACCAGAATTGGATACGCCGGTAGTGCTTAAACATTATGCCGAAAATTTTGGCATTCAGGGAAATTGGAAATTTCTCACTGGAGCTCCTGGCGATATTGAATTACTGCGCCGCAAACTAGGATTCTTTGATTATGAAGTTGAGCTTGATGTAGTCAAAGACAATCATACCGGCATGGTACGTATTGGCAATGCTGCATTGGATCGTTGGAGCATGGCACCTTCCCTCGCTGATCCCGAGCAAATTATGGCAACCATCAACCACTTAGATCCCAAAGCAATACACACTTTTCATAATCATTTCGCTTAA
- the proB gene encoding glutamate 5-kinase, with product MLKQARRIVIKVGSSLVTNQGKGLNHVALEEWAGQIATLKHQAKEIILVSSGAIAEGMQRLSWDSRPTALYELQAAAAVGQMGLAQAYASVFSHYGLQTAQVLLTHEDLSNRKRYLNARSTLTTLLKLNIIPIINENDTVATDEIRFGDNDTLAALVTNLIEADILVILTDQAGLYTSDPRKNPDAQLLYQATAGDPLLEKMAGGVGSNISRGGMQSKVIAAKRAARSGADTLIASGHEENVLIRLSQGEVIGTHLQAKIPVLAARKQWLADYLQVRGSVRLDQGAANALILDGKSLLPIGVTQVEGNFERGEAVVCLNEEGKEIARGLINYNAMETQRILKTTTHEIENILGYVAEPELIHRNNLVLL from the coding sequence ATGCTGAAGCAGGCACGCCGTATTGTGATTAAAGTAGGCAGTAGCTTAGTTACCAATCAAGGAAAAGGACTTAACCATGTAGCATTGGAGGAATGGGCTGGGCAAATTGCTACACTTAAACATCAAGCTAAAGAAATTATTTTGGTTTCCTCTGGTGCAATTGCGGAGGGTATGCAGCGTCTTAGTTGGGATAGCCGACCGACTGCATTGTATGAATTGCAAGCCGCAGCGGCAGTAGGGCAAATGGGTTTGGCACAAGCATATGCTTCGGTTTTTTCTCATTATGGATTGCAAACAGCTCAAGTATTGCTGACGCACGAAGATTTATCCAATCGGAAGCGTTATCTTAACGCCCGTTCAACGCTGACGACGTTGCTAAAACTTAATATCATTCCAATTATCAACGAAAATGATACTGTTGCCACAGATGAAATCCGCTTTGGCGATAATGATACACTCGCCGCTTTAGTGACTAATCTAATTGAGGCTGATATTTTGGTCATTCTCACCGATCAGGCTGGGCTATATACCAGCGATCCACGTAAAAACCCAGATGCACAGTTATTGTATCAAGCCACTGCTGGGGATCCGCTATTGGAGAAAATGGCGGGAGGGGTGGGTAGTAATATCAGCCGCGGCGGTATGCAAAGTAAGGTGATTGCCGCCAAGCGCGCAGCACGCAGCGGTGCAGATACTTTGATTGCTTCTGGGCATGAAGAAAACGTACTCATTCGCCTCAGTCAGGGTGAAGTGATCGGTACACATTTGCAAGCCAAAATTCCGGTGTTGGCAGCGCGTAAGCAGTGGCTTGCCGACTATTTGCAGGTTCGTGGTAGTGTGCGGCTCGATCAAGGTGCAGCGAATGCGCTGATTCTTGATGGAAAAAGTTTATTACCAATCGGTGTCACGCAAGTCGAAGGAAATTTCGAGCGCGGTGAAGCGGTGGTCTGTCTGAATGAAGAGGGTAAGGAAATAGCCCGTGGATTGATCAACTACAATGCCATGGAAACACAGCGAATCTTAAAAACAACTACGCATGAAATCGAAAATATATTAGGATACGTAGCGGAGCCGGAATTGATACATCGGAATAATCTGGTTTTATTGTGA
- a CDS encoding multicopper oxidase family protein, producing MKQKEKDLGHKSTNDLNIVDTSRRTFFKATGATLLAAPAILTTRESTAQVAPPAPPPSPATTPWLVTLPDAVEPLPQTDLFTDNNLIPQGGANTDFDECGRNDHQRWGEFFNEPTLPPDEADTYELKAQAITNHVFHPDYPPQLSWQYMGKDANGNPYANPTIHARYGRPVIVRLHNQLPANHTGFGTPEISLHLHNLHTPSESDGFPGDYFSETKAGPTLNKPGKFKDQFYPNIYAGFDEFPRNPNSNTNTSNPVGGDKREALGTLWYHDHCLDFTAANASRGMAGFYLIYDDIDSGDERDTNPAALRLPSGPYDYPLAFQDKRFDVNGIHIFDQLDPEGTLGDKITVNGKIEPVLNVARRKYRFRLLNAGPSRFYEFYLVNTANVAQPFTYIANDGNLLPAPLQNQTRVRLGVAERGDIVVDFSRFALNTELYLVNRLTQTSTRGPGAVQAPGTRIMKIIVNRNPPVADVSRVPTALRAIRRPTAAEIAAAPVRRWVFSRRNGFWSINDKLVNVNSAAARIELGGAEIWDLDNPSGGWAHPVHIHFEEGHILNRFRNGVAIPIPTHERGRKDVYVLGPGERVRLFMRFRDFPGKYVMHCHNMIHEDHAMMVRWDIVD from the coding sequence ATGAAACAAAAAGAAAAGGATCTTGGGCACAAAAGTACCAATGATTTAAATATAGTAGATACATCGAGGCGCACATTTTTCAAAGCAACTGGTGCTACATTGCTAGCAGCTCCCGCTATTTTAACCACGAGAGAAAGCACAGCACAGGTTGCTCCGCCGGCACCACCGCCAAGTCCAGCAACAACACCATGGTTAGTAACGCTACCTGATGCAGTAGAACCGTTACCGCAAACGGATCTTTTTACGGATAATAATCTTATCCCACAAGGCGGAGCCAACACTGACTTTGATGAGTGCGGACGGAACGATCATCAACGCTGGGGTGAGTTTTTCAATGAGCCAACGCTTCCACCCGATGAGGCGGATACTTATGAGCTAAAAGCTCAGGCTATTACGAATCATGTATTTCATCCAGATTATCCGCCGCAATTAAGCTGGCAATATATGGGCAAGGATGCAAATGGTAATCCTTATGCAAATCCTACCATTCATGCACGCTACGGTCGGCCGGTCATTGTTCGGTTACATAACCAGTTACCAGCTAATCATACGGGGTTTGGCACACCGGAAATCAGTTTGCATTTGCATAATCTACATACGCCTTCTGAGAGCGACGGATTTCCGGGCGATTATTTTAGTGAAACTAAAGCAGGGCCAACACTCAATAAACCAGGAAAATTTAAAGATCAATTTTATCCAAATATCTATGCCGGATTCGATGAGTTTCCAAGAAACCCAAATAGCAATACCAATACGAGCAATCCGGTCGGTGGTGACAAACGTGAAGCATTGGGTACGCTGTGGTACCACGATCATTGCTTAGATTTTACCGCAGCCAACGCAAGTCGCGGTATGGCCGGATTTTATTTAATCTATGATGATATCGATTCGGGGGATGAGCGCGATACTAATCCGGCTGCATTGCGATTACCAAGCGGTCCGTACGACTATCCATTAGCATTCCAGGATAAACGCTTCGATGTCAATGGAATTCATATTTTCGATCAACTTGACCCTGAAGGTACTTTGGGTGACAAGATCACCGTAAATGGCAAAATTGAACCGGTACTCAATGTTGCTCGGCGTAAGTACCGTTTTCGCTTATTGAATGCTGGACCCAGTCGCTTTTATGAGTTTTATTTGGTTAATACTGCAAATGTAGCGCAGCCATTTACCTATATCGCTAACGACGGTAACCTTTTACCCGCGCCGTTGCAAAACCAAACGAGAGTTCGATTAGGCGTCGCTGAACGGGGGGATATCGTAGTAGATTTTTCTCGTTTTGCATTAAACACAGAACTCTATCTCGTCAACCGTTTAACGCAAACTTCGACCCGTGGCCCGGGTGCAGTACAAGCTCCGGGTACTCGGATAATGAAAATTATTGTAAACCGTAATCCTCCAGTAGCAGATGTGAGCCGTGTTCCGACTGCGCTGCGTGCCATTCGTCGTCCAACAGCGGCAGAAATCGCCGCCGCACCCGTTAGGCGGTGGGTATTTTCCCGTAGAAATGGCTTCTGGAGCATCAACGACAAGCTAGTCAACGTTAATTCTGCCGCTGCACGGATTGAGTTAGGTGGTGCAGAAATATGGGACTTGGATAATCCCTCCGGTGGCTGGGCACATCCGGTCCATATCCATTTCGAGGAAGGGCACATTCTAAATCGATTCAGGAATGGAGTAGCAATACCCATACCGACTCACGAAAGAGGGCGGAAGGATGTGTATGTATTAGGGCCGGGTGAAAGGGTGAGGTTATTCATGCGATTCCGAGATTTCCCCGGTAAATATGTCATGCATTGCCACAATATGATCCATGAGGATCATGCCATGATGGTACGTTGGGATATCGTTGACTAA
- a CDS encoding AI-2E family transporter — protein sequence MLISIALVLAFMYWARVIVIPVALSILITFLLVPTVNWLEKIYIPRVLAVILMTVISLSLFLGATYAITKQIDSLVDSYPQYEDNITAKISQINEQGSSGLFDKFHSVAERLYEQLEQAQKDSKIQKISSSGSQEASHAQPVKIVEDSPFHFSALWGIAGPVLEPLANIGLVIVLIIFMLINREDLRDRFIALVGIGQMTDTTRALEDAGDRISRYLLIQLFINCCYGMAVGIGLWLIGVPYFILWGSFAALLRYIPYLGAWLSALLPIALSLLISPDWSIALMVIALFLMLELVTNMIAEPMLYGRGIGVSQAALLVTVAFWAWLWGPIGLILASPLTVCLAVLGRHVPFLKFLDILLGDRPTLSSSQRYYQRLLAKDEDEASDIIERYIEDDSMVHAFDKIIIPALSLARADLRSGKLDELSHKEMVELSGSILEDQRSEMYVIESKEKKTEKESNDGATSPLPVTSVLAVPARDSTDKLLVDALSMLLDPSRFEIHASPGGIVYDILADVKRRTPDVLVILSVPPGGVAHVRHICKRITARFPDLRIVVGRLGLYEEDQEENRRRLSEVGADYIVFSLADVVSELNKLSTLD from the coding sequence ATGTTGATAAGTATTGCCTTGGTATTAGCATTTATGTACTGGGCGCGAGTTATTGTAATTCCCGTTGCATTATCGATATTAATTACTTTTTTATTAGTACCCACAGTCAACTGGCTAGAAAAAATTTATATTCCTCGTGTACTCGCAGTGATACTGATGACAGTTATTTCGTTGTCATTATTTTTGGGAGCTACCTATGCCATTACTAAGCAAATCGACAGCTTGGTAGATTCATATCCGCAGTATGAAGACAATATTACTGCAAAAATTTCTCAAATTAATGAGCAAGGCAGTAGTGGCCTATTTGATAAATTTCATAGCGTAGCAGAGCGACTGTATGAGCAATTAGAGCAAGCTCAGAAAGACTCTAAAATCCAAAAGATATCCTCTTCAGGAAGTCAGGAAGCGTCACATGCACAACCAGTAAAGATCGTTGAGGATAGCCCATTCCATTTCTCTGCGTTATGGGGAATCGCAGGTCCTGTACTTGAGCCGTTAGCAAACATTGGCTTAGTGATTGTGCTGATAATTTTTATGCTAATTAACCGAGAAGACTTACGTGACCGGTTCATTGCACTGGTCGGCATTGGTCAAATGACCGATACCACACGTGCACTCGAAGATGCAGGGGACAGGATCAGTCGTTACCTATTAATACAATTATTTATTAATTGTTGTTATGGTATGGCAGTGGGTATAGGTTTATGGTTGATCGGTGTCCCATACTTCATATTATGGGGTTCATTCGCGGCATTGTTGCGTTATATTCCTTATTTAGGCGCTTGGTTGTCCGCTTTGCTGCCAATTGCTTTGAGTTTACTGATTTCGCCAGATTGGAGCATTGCGTTAATGGTTATCGCACTATTCTTAATGTTGGAATTGGTTACTAACATGATTGCTGAACCAATGCTATATGGACGTGGTATAGGTGTATCACAAGCGGCGTTACTCGTTACCGTGGCATTCTGGGCGTGGCTATGGGGCCCCATTGGTCTTATATTGGCTTCTCCTTTGACAGTTTGTTTGGCAGTTTTAGGCCGACACGTCCCTTTTCTTAAGTTTCTCGATATTTTGCTCGGTGATCGACCCACTCTATCGTCTTCACAGCGTTACTATCAAAGACTCTTAGCCAAGGATGAAGATGAGGCTTCCGATATTATTGAAAGATACATTGAAGATGACTCCATGGTTCATGCATTCGATAAGATTATTATTCCAGCGTTGTCATTGGCAAGAGCAGACTTAAGATCAGGCAAATTGGATGAACTCAGCCATAAAGAAATGGTGGAACTGAGTGGTAGTATTCTGGAAGATCAACGTAGTGAAATGTATGTTATCGAATCAAAAGAAAAGAAAACAGAAAAAGAAAGCAACGATGGAGCCACATCCCCCTTGCCTGTAACTTCCGTGTTAGCTGTTCCTGCGCGTGATTCGACAGACAAGTTGCTGGTTGATGCCTTGTCGATGTTACTCGATCCCAGTCGTTTCGAGATTCATGCCTCACCTGGAGGCATAGTGTATGATATTTTAGCTGATGTTAAACGGCGTACTCCAGATGTGTTAGTGATTTTATCCGTTCCTCCAGGAGGAGTTGCGCATGTGCGTCATATTTGTAAACGTATTACCGCACGATTTCCAGATTTACGTATTGTCGTTGGACGGTTAGGCTTGTACGAGGAGGATCAGGAAGAAAATCGTAGACGATTAAGTGAAGTAGGCGCTGATTACATTGTTTTTAGTTTGGCAGATGTGGTATCGGAACTTAATAAATTATCAACATTAGATTAG
- the cgtA gene encoding Obg family GTPase CgtA, producing MKFIDEAVIQVLAGKGGNGVASFRREKYIPRGGPDGGDGGRGGSIYAIADRNINTLIDYRFARIHRAKNGQNGQGSDRYGRSAEDIVLRMPVGTLIKYLNTEEIVADLVQDQQKVLLAKGGVGGAGNLHFKSSTNRAPRQFTYGELGEEFELKLELKVLADVGLLGMPNAGKSTLIRAVSAARPKVADYPFTTLEPNLGVIRIDANRSFVMADIPGLIEGAAEGVGLGHRFLKHLSRTRLLLHVIDMAPINQDTDLVHEAHALVKELQKYDELLYRKPRWLVLNKIDMLPLQKQAEACEEFVRALGWKENYFMISALTGEGCKQLTYAIMEYLEQNVLTPEQLAPIANTETALDNLNQGDDVC from the coding sequence ATGAAATTCATTGATGAAGCGGTCATCCAGGTGCTTGCGGGTAAAGGTGGTAATGGCGTAGCGAGTTTTCGTCGGGAAAAATATATTCCCCGTGGAGGTCCAGATGGCGGTGATGGTGGTCGTGGTGGAAGTATTTATGCAATCGCTGATCGCAACATTAATACCTTGATTGATTATCGTTTTGCACGTATCCACCGTGCCAAGAACGGTCAGAACGGACAGGGATCTGATCGCTATGGTCGCAGTGCTGAAGATATCGTATTGCGCATGCCGGTTGGAACACTGATCAAGTATCTGAATACTGAAGAGATTGTTGCAGATTTAGTACAGGATCAGCAGAAGGTGTTGCTTGCCAAAGGTGGAGTCGGGGGAGCAGGCAATCTTCACTTTAAATCAAGCACCAACCGTGCACCGCGCCAGTTTACTTACGGTGAACTGGGCGAAGAATTTGAACTGAAACTTGAATTAAAGGTATTAGCCGATGTAGGTTTATTGGGTATGCCCAATGCGGGTAAGTCTACATTAATTCGCGCTGTCTCGGCGGCTCGTCCGAAGGTCGCGGACTATCCCTTTACGACATTGGAACCTAATTTAGGGGTCATACGCATCGATGCCAACCGTAGCTTTGTAATGGCCGATATTCCCGGATTAATTGAAGGTGCGGCCGAGGGTGTTGGTTTGGGGCATCGTTTTTTGAAGCATTTATCGAGAACTCGATTGTTGTTGCATGTCATTGACATGGCACCAATAAATCAAGATACCGATCTTGTTCATGAAGCGCATGCGCTGGTTAAGGAACTGCAAAAATATGATGAATTGCTGTATCGAAAACCGCGTTGGTTGGTACTGAATAAGATCGATATGCTACCTCTGCAGAAGCAAGCTGAAGCTTGCGAAGAATTTGTTCGAGCATTGGGCTGGAAAGAAAACTATTTTATGATATCGGCCCTTACAGGAGAAGGCTGTAAACAACTGACATATGCCATTATGGAGTATTTAGAACAAAACGTATTAACGCCCGAACAACTTGCACCGATAGCGAACACCGAAACTGCTCTTGATAATCTCAATCAAGGGGATGACGTATGCTGA
- the zapE gene encoding cell division protein ZapE: protein MAIDKEHTPHAEYLALMRDGELKPDPDQARAVDALEHLHQALNQYSPPNAQSGGWLSRLFSHTDSVSSSPKGVYLFGGVGRGKSMLMDLFYETAPLSTKRRVHFQEFMLDIHERLRSWHSLSMQQRKLALKNIVFDKKVDFDDPMPAIAHQIISTTTLLCFDELQVTDIADAMVVARLFQELFNRGLIVVSTSNRAPDDLYKDGLNRHHFTPFIDRIKERMEIIPLNGPVDYRYDRLKGVETYFHPVNEETTAKLSTIFFRLTDRDIADRDKVPSGELVVQGRKLFVPKSARGVAVFSFKRLCASPLGAAEYLAIAKTYHTVIMVAIPQFTDENTSEAIRFMHFIDALYEHNVKFLCSAVAPPQQLYCSGNIGFEFERVISRLMEMQSEDYLISGHGKSLSKSV, encoded by the coding sequence ATGGCTATCGATAAAGAACATACCCCCCATGCTGAGTATCTTGCATTAATGCGGGATGGTGAACTCAAACCTGATCCAGATCAAGCCAGGGCAGTCGATGCCTTGGAGCATCTGCATCAAGCGTTAAATCAGTATTCCCCTCCCAATGCGCAAAGCGGCGGTTGGCTATCGCGCTTATTTTCTCACACGGACAGTGTTTCAAGCTCTCCTAAAGGCGTTTATCTATTCGGTGGCGTTGGTCGTGGAAAATCTATGCTAATGGATTTGTTTTATGAAACTGCACCGTTATCTACCAAACGACGTGTACATTTTCAGGAATTCATGCTGGATATTCATGAGCGTTTAAGAAGCTGGCATAGCCTTTCGATGCAGCAGCGCAAGCTGGCTTTAAAGAATATTGTTTTTGATAAAAAAGTTGATTTTGATGATCCGATGCCCGCTATTGCACACCAAATAATCAGTACAACCACACTGCTGTGTTTCGATGAACTACAGGTTACCGATATTGCCGATGCAATGGTGGTTGCACGTCTTTTTCAAGAGTTATTTAATCGAGGTCTGATAGTTGTCTCCACATCCAACCGAGCGCCAGATGATCTTTATAAAGATGGCTTAAATCGGCATCATTTCACGCCCTTCATTGATCGCATCAAAGAAAGAATGGAGATTATTCCGTTAAATGGTCCGGTAGATTATCGTTATGATCGTTTGAAAGGCGTCGAAACCTATTTCCATCCAGTGAATGAAGAAACAACAGCGAAACTATCGACCATTTTTTTTCGATTGACAGATCGCGATATCGCGGATCGCGACAAAGTACCAAGTGGTGAATTGGTTGTTCAAGGACGTAAATTATTTGTTCCCAAATCGGCACGTGGCGTAGCCGTATTTTCTTTCAAGCGCCTTTGTGCGAGTCCTCTGGGTGCTGCGGAATATCTTGCCATTGCAAAAACTTATCATACTGTCATTATGGTTGCGATCCCGCAGTTTACGGATGAAAACACTAGCGAGGCCATTCGTTTTATGCACTTTATTGATGCATTATATGAGCATAACGTCAAATTTCTATGTTCCGCTGTGGCGCCACCTCAACAATTGTATTGTTCAGGCAACATTGGTTTTGAATTTGAACGCGTGATTTCACGATTAATGGAAATGCAGTCGGAGGATTATTTGATTAGTGGTCATGGTAAGTCATTATCCAAATCTGTTTAA
- the rpmA gene encoding 50S ribosomal protein L27 — protein sequence MAHKKAGGSSRNGRDSHSKRLGVKRYGGELIPAGSIIVRQRGTQVHAGENVGMGKDHTLFAKITGKVSFAVKGALKRKTVSILPV from the coding sequence ATGGCACATAAAAAAGCAGGCGGAAGTTCAAGAAATGGTCGTGATTCACATTCTAAGCGGCTCGGTGTAAAACGTTATGGCGGCGAATTAATTCCTGCCGGCTCGATTATCGTTAGGCAACGTGGTACGCAAGTTCATGCAGGTGAAAATGTTGGGATGGGAAAAGATCATACCTTATTTGCAAAGATTACCGGAAAGGTCAGTTTTGCTGTTAAAGGCGCGCTTAAGCGTAAAACGGTCAGTATATTACCAGTATAA
- the ispB gene encoding octaprenyl diphosphate synthase, with amino-acid sequence MSIEYIKSFIARDMDIVDGVIREKLHSHVALIRQVSEYIINSGGKRLRPALVILSAGAFGYSGKFHYNLAAIIEFIHTATLLHDDVVDESQLRRNQETANALFGNAASVLVGDFLYSRAFQMMVEIDNMRVMQVLADATNTIAEGEVLQLLNCRDPNVTEESYLQVIRYKTAKLFEAASYLGAILGNVSDKEEEAMAVYGMHLGTAFQLIDDILDYSGNNNDIGKNLGDDLAEGKPTLPLIYAMKTGTQRQADIIRKAIEDGGQDGFQPILDIIQQTAALNYARNCAESEAKAAIAAIQFLPESENKKCLLDLADFAITRNY; translated from the coding sequence GTGTCAATCGAATACATAAAAAGTTTCATCGCTCGGGATATGGATATCGTTGATGGCGTTATCCGAGAAAAACTCCACTCTCATGTTGCTCTCATCCGTCAGGTTAGCGAATATATTATTAACAGCGGAGGTAAGCGTTTACGACCAGCGTTAGTCATTTTGTCAGCAGGCGCTTTTGGTTATTCCGGAAAGTTTCATTACAATCTTGCAGCCATTATTGAATTTATTCATACCGCCACGTTGCTACACGATGATGTAGTAGACGAATCTCAACTGCGCCGCAATCAAGAAACTGCCAACGCTTTGTTCGGCAATGCTGCCAGCGTGTTAGTTGGAGATTTTCTTTATTCAAGAGCGTTCCAAATGATGGTAGAAATCGATAATATGCGAGTCATGCAAGTTCTAGCAGACGCCACGAACACCATCGCCGAAGGCGAAGTTTTGCAACTTCTCAATTGTCGCGATCCTAATGTTACAGAAGAGAGTTATTTACAGGTTATTCGCTACAAGACTGCCAAGCTTTTTGAAGCAGCCAGCTACCTTGGCGCAATATTAGGCAATGTATCTGACAAAGAAGAAGAAGCGATGGCGGTATATGGCATGCATTTGGGAACGGCATTTCAATTGATTGATGACATTCTCGACTATTCTGGAAATAACAATGACATCGGTAAGAATCTCGGTGACGATCTTGCTGAAGGAAAACCGACATTGCCGCTGATATACGCAATGAAGACTGGCACACAACGCCAAGCTGATATTATTCGAAAAGCAATAGAAGATGGCGGACAAGACGGTTTCCAACCCATCCTGGACATTATCCAGCAAACAGCTGCTTTGAATTATGCCAGAAATTGCGCTGAGTCGGAGGCCAAAGCAGCAATTGCAGCTATTCAATTTTTACCAGAATCCGAGAATAAAAAATGCCTGCTCGATTTGGCAGATTTTGCAATTACTCGTAATTATTAA
- the nadC gene encoding carboxylating nicotinate-nucleotide diphosphorylase, translating into MRDLQQEIDCNVQSALREDLGLIGDITASLVPNHKQLRAEVISRENAVLCGTKWFESCFLALSSEIEIYWFAFDGDYVQANDKLCQIQGNAQALLTAERSALNFLQLLSAVATQTRHFVDAVAGTTATIVDTRKTLPGLRIAQKYAVKCGGGTNHRLGLYDGILIKENHILAAGGIATAIKDAQAIVPLGAFIQIEVESLNELEQALTAGAEMILLDNFTLEQIKEAVAITRYQHGHKKIILETSGNITLQNVREIAETGIDRISIGSLTKNIHAIDLSLRLYDLQPQLY; encoded by the coding sequence TTGAGAGATTTGCAGCAAGAAATTGATTGTAATGTGCAAAGTGCTTTACGAGAAGATTTAGGTTTAATTGGCGACATAACAGCTTCTTTAGTTCCAAATCATAAACAATTACGGGCTGAAGTAATTTCTCGAGAAAATGCAGTATTGTGTGGTACAAAGTGGTTTGAATCCTGCTTCTTAGCATTGTCATCTGAGATAGAAATCTACTGGTTTGCATTTGATGGTGACTATGTTCAGGCAAACGATAAGCTGTGCCAAATTCAAGGAAATGCGCAAGCATTGCTGACTGCCGAACGTTCGGCGCTGAATTTCTTGCAACTATTATCCGCGGTAGCTACGCAAACCAGGCACTTTGTTGATGCTGTTGCTGGCACTACAGCGACTATCGTTGACACAAGAAAAACTTTGCCAGGACTACGTATTGCGCAAAAATATGCTGTCAAATGCGGCGGTGGCACCAACCATCGCTTAGGTTTGTATGATGGTATTTTAATTAAAGAAAATCATATCTTGGCTGCAGGAGGGATAGCAACGGCAATAAAAGATGCACAGGCTATCGTGCCCTTAGGTGCATTTATTCAAATTGAGGTGGAGTCATTGAATGAATTGGAGCAAGCATTAACAGCCGGAGCAGAGATGATTTTATTAGATAATTTTACCCTCGAGCAGATAAAAGAAGCGGTTGCTATTACTCGATACCAGCATGGACATAAAAAAATCATTCTAGAAACATCAGGCAATATAACGTTACAGAACGTGCGTGAAATCGCTGAAACAGGTATCGATAGAATTTCGATTGGCAGTTTAACTAAAAACATACATGCCATTGATTTATCATTAAGATTGTACGATTTACAGCCTCAATTGTATTAG
- a CDS encoding YqjD family protein: protein MAQEKATPNPSNLKDLKELKTEAELKQDLAILKAQVSELMEDIKRISEKGIEHIGDKIEREFEHYSEKATDKIRDTQQAADDGLEEISARVRKNPVTSVAIAFFVGYIVAKITGSK, encoded by the coding sequence ATGGCTCAGGAAAAAGCTACACCCAATCCAAGCAACTTAAAAGATCTTAAGGAACTCAAAACTGAAGCAGAGTTAAAACAAGATCTTGCAATACTTAAAGCTCAAGTCAGCGAGTTAATGGAAGATATTAAAAGGATCAGTGAAAAAGGTATTGAACATATTGGCGATAAAATTGAAAGAGAATTTGAGCATTACAGCGAAAAAGCAACCGATAAAATACGTGATACACAACAAGCTGCGGACGATGGCTTGGAAGAAATTAGTGCTCGCGTGAGGAAAAATCCTGTTACCAGTGTCGCTATTGCTTTTTTCGTTGGCTATATTGTCGCTAAAATAACAGGCAGTAAATAA